Proteins found in one Acidobacteriota bacterium genomic segment:
- a CDS encoding type II toxin-antitoxin system VapC family toxin has protein sequence MKLSLYLETSVIGAYLDNDDPFRRDLTIRWWEHEMNTFRPLTSLLVQRELERLPEPYRASYLNLIREIPQVEISDEAAILADGYLSRGIFQRKYMADALHVALASIHKIDFLVTWNFGHIANVQRQTRVRLFNTSSGFFSPMIVTPEFLVSSNV, from the coding sequence ATGAAACTGAGCCTGTACCTTGAGACCTCGGTGATCGGCGCCTATCTCGATAATGATGACCCTTTTCGCCGGGATTTAACTATCCGCTGGTGGGAACACGAAATGAATACGTTTCGTCCCCTGACGTCGCTTTTGGTACAGCGCGAATTGGAACGCCTTCCTGAACCATATCGTGCTTCATATTTAAATTTGATTCGAGAGATCCCGCAGGTTGAAATTTCCGACGAAGCTGCAATCCTGGCTGACGGATATTTGAGCCGCGGGATCTTTCAGCGTAAATACATGGCTGATGCCCTTCACGTGGCGCTGGCCTCAATTCATAAAATTGACTTTCTGGTAACCTGGAATTTTGGGCATATCGCCAATGTCCAGCGTCAAACCAGAGTACGTCTCTTCAACACATCAAGTGGTTTTTTCTCACCAATGATCGTGACCCCGGAATTTCTGGTGTCGAGTAATGTGTGA
- a CDS encoding aspartyl protease family protein: MQQFALWPFSTRPAGSFRGRFKRGLMWGLLCIFLVGQSPGVWALPSGVPKVVSEQNETNPEKLLKAVRKLVRQGDWQAAETSLRQILTADPNCHPARLELAYLFVKQRRLSEAYDEVSFTSASDLPLARAHSIKGIALLRSGYFGLAYDELKLALGIDRQDDLALAAIAEVAYYENQLEQAERLINNAISRNHNEPDYYLLQARIASRMERFRVAADALKDFLRVTPKTDIERRDRIEGVIRFYSYLGDSHTNVVEDPKSATIPLTIRNRRPHVKVKVNGKGPLNFVIDTGAGISVISQITAEKLGIKPVAQGGQARAVGGQGAFPIVYGFLKSLEIGNIKITSVPVYLREVQGPRTSTATEATDGFLGLSVLNEFLVTLDYQAKELRMEPNTRTGQSVVTQAVDPQSSIIPFRFTESGLISIETMLDGAEKMHFIFDSGASISVISDRAVKRLHWEDKILTAEKIHIVGAAGVTQNVELLQTKTVQVADLVKQDVRLPVLDLVRLNESAGFEQHGILGGDFLYNCRVQINFATQNLIFTPFNDAVRRVNLQTTKELEKHETEPVP, translated from the coding sequence ATGCAACAATTCGCTTTGTGGCCCTTCTCCACTCGGCCTGCAGGTAGCTTCAGGGGAAGATTCAAACGGGGACTGATGTGGGGATTGCTGTGTATTTTTTTAGTTGGGCAATCGCCAGGTGTTTGGGCCCTACCATCTGGGGTGCCCAAAGTCGTATCAGAACAAAACGAGACAAACCCTGAAAAGCTACTTAAAGCTGTCCGCAAACTTGTCCGCCAGGGTGACTGGCAGGCGGCTGAAACCAGTCTTCGGCAGATTTTAACGGCAGACCCCAACTGCCATCCCGCCCGATTGGAGCTGGCCTATCTGTTTGTCAAGCAACGCCGATTGAGCGAAGCCTATGACGAAGTGTCATTCACCAGCGCCTCAGATCTTCCCCTGGCCAGGGCTCATTCGATTAAAGGGATTGCACTCTTGCGATCTGGCTATTTCGGCCTGGCTTACGATGAATTAAAACTGGCATTGGGAATTGACCGGCAGGATGATCTGGCGTTGGCAGCCATTGCTGAGGTTGCCTATTATGAAAATCAACTGGAGCAGGCGGAGCGACTGATCAACAATGCTATCTCACGCAATCACAATGAACCAGATTATTACCTGTTACAGGCGCGGATTGCTTCGCGAATGGAGCGGTTTCGAGTGGCAGCCGATGCCCTTAAAGATTTTCTTCGGGTGACGCCGAAAACCGATATTGAGCGCCGAGATCGAATCGAAGGCGTCATTCGGTTTTATTCATATCTGGGTGATTCTCACACCAATGTGGTGGAAGACCCCAAGAGTGCCACGATCCCGCTGACGATTCGCAATCGGCGCCCCCATGTCAAAGTCAAAGTGAATGGGAAAGGCCCCTTAAACTTTGTGATTGACACGGGTGCCGGTATTTCAGTGATTTCACAGATAACGGCTGAAAAGTTAGGGATCAAACCCGTTGCTCAGGGAGGGCAGGCCCGAGCCGTTGGTGGTCAAGGGGCATTTCCGATTGTCTATGGTTTTTTGAAAAGCCTTGAAATTGGCAATATCAAAATTACATCAGTGCCGGTGTATTTACGCGAAGTTCAGGGTCCCCGGACCAGTACTGCAACTGAGGCCACTGATGGGTTTTTGGGGTTATCGGTCTTGAATGAATTCCTGGTCACACTTGATTATCAAGCCAAGGAACTCAGAATGGAGCCAAATACCAGGACTGGTCAGTCCGTGGTTACCCAGGCGGTAGACCCTCAATCGAGCATTATTCCGTTCCGGTTCACGGAAAGCGGATTGATCAGTATTGAGACGATGCTCGACGGCGCCGAGAAAATGCATTTTATCTTTGACTCAGGGGCCAGCATCAGCGTGATTTCTGATCGAGCTGTCAAGCGGCTTCACTGGGAAGATAAAATCCTGACTGCGGAAAAAATTCATATTGTTGGTGCCGCCGGAGTGACCCAAAACGTGGAGTTGCTTCAGACAAAAACAGTTCAGGTCGCTGATTTAGTGAAACAGGATGTTCGACTTCCAGTGCTTGATTTGGTTCGGTTAAATGAATCAGCCGGTTTCGAGCAACATGGGATTTTAGGTGGAGATTTCCTGTATAACTGTCGGGTACAGATCAATTTTGCCACCCAGAATTTGATTTTTACTCCCTTTAATGATGCGGTCCGGCGTGTCAATCTGCAGACAACCAAAGAATTGGAAAAGCATGAAACTGAGCCTGTACCTTGA
- the thiE gene encoding thiamine phosphate synthase, with the protein MVLPPVYAITDQSLTGVSHLELVQQLIAGGATLIQVRDKEIDGRTWYDIARQIMDYARPRGVKIIINDRVDIALAVDADGVHVGQEDLPPAAARQLLGPSKIIGYSTHSLDQALNADQLPVDYIAVGPVFRTQTKENPSPVVGLELVRAVTAQVSKPVVAIGGIPANRVSEVLQAGAASVALISGLLLPLDSIVSRTQSLVLSLCHTGKI; encoded by the coding sequence ATGGTGCTTCCCCCGGTGTACGCCATTACTGATCAATCTCTGACAGGGGTATCGCACCTGGAACTGGTTCAGCAATTGATTGCAGGCGGTGCCACCTTGATCCAGGTACGCGATAAAGAAATTGATGGCCGGACCTGGTATGACATTGCCCGACAGATCATGGATTATGCCCGGCCACGTGGGGTCAAAATCATCATCAATGACCGGGTGGATATCGCACTGGCCGTTGATGCTGATGGAGTGCATGTTGGTCAGGAAGATTTGCCTCCTGCCGCGGCCCGCCAGCTTTTAGGTCCGTCAAAAATCATTGGTTACTCCACCCATTCATTGGATCAGGCGCTCAATGCTGACCAGCTTCCAGTTGATTACATTGCCGTTGGCCCCGTCTTTCGTACGCAGACGAAAGAAAATCCTTCTCCAGTCGTTGGGCTTGAGCTGGTTCGAGCAGTGACTGCTCAGGTTTCAAAACCCGTGGTTGCCATTGGCGGCATTCCGGCGAACCGTGTTTCCGAAGTCCTGCAGGCGGGAGCTGCCAGCGTGGCTCTTATTTCAGGACTCCTGTTGCCCCTCGATTCGATTGTAAGTCGTACCCAATCCCTCGTTTTATCCCTCTGTCATACTGGTAAAATATAG